The window TGCAACACATGGCCATAAGGATACTCAACTTGACCACAAGTTCATCCGGATGCGAAAGAAATTGGAGCACTTTTGAAATGGTAACTCTTAGACTTCTAACAATTAGTCAAATCTGAATATTACAATTTGTCAAATCTGAATATTCTTCTCACAATTTATTTCATGAGGCTTCCATTTTCATTTTGTAGGTAGATGCAAAGAGGAGAAATAAACTAGATGTGGCCCGTAGGGACAATCTAGTTTATATCCAATTCAATGGAAGGATGATTGATAAAAGAAAGAAGTTATCCTCTTCTAGTGATGTTCTTCTTGGTGAAGATGCGTCACGAGCACAAGATTGGATATGTGAAGAGGCATACATTGATGATGAGTTTGATCCCACTACGGGGGTGCCATACAACATCATTGATGAAGCAGTGGGGGAAAGCGAACCTACAGAGCTTCGTAGGAGTGCACGAGTTAGAGAACTCCATGAAGTTGAAGAATacgttgaggatgatgatgatgaatctgatcatGCAgtagatatggatgatgatgagatTGATTATGAGTCCGATGATGACGGGGTGATGGCAaccaaagatgatgatgatgaggaggagcccccgcAGCCTTGAGCCATTCGTCGCAAACTTATTTTGCTTGCTATTTGTGTGCCCGAACCTTATGTTCTTAATCCTTATTACCTTGATACCTATTTCTATGTGTGTGGCCGAACCTTGTTAGCATGTTACTTATTTGGCTATTTCTATCTATATAGCTGAACTTATTTGGACCTTGTTACATATTCGTCTTGTGAACCTTATTAGGAATTATATTTGGTATTTCCTATTTGTGTGGCTGCTATTTATCTTTACATGCGGATGCATATTGTGTGGCTGCCATTTATTTTGTATTCCCTATTTGTGTGGCTGCCATTTATATTGACATGTTGGATTGCATACTGTACTGTGGGGTTGCATATTTATCTTGATATGTCGGATGCATATTGTTTGTTATTTCCTATATCCGGGTTAACAATTTTACCTCTTGTGATATTGTTTATGATTTTTATTTTTCATATACCTATAGTACCATATTTTGCTATATCATATAACTAGGAGCATGGGAGTGTGGTACAATACATAATTTTTTTTGAATATACATTGCTAAATTCCTATTTAATCTACCGACTAATGTTCGACCGATTAATCCAGTTAATAGGCCGATTCACCGATTAATCCTTACTCCCAAGCCgaccgagcagttaccagttacCGAGTTCCTCAACATTGGTGAAaacagtcataaatggttacaagagggagggagggagggttatatcgagagcatgtgtgcgagaaagacacctcgggagagagtgtgtgagcatgtgtgagataccaccgatggagagtgaaactacacgtaaaagactgctgtacacattgattaaagatataaattgtatccaaatattagtatGGGATCataatatttgcaattcgcgtaaggaacggtcattcatccatcagacatctagattctatcgaatttgagcatgtctatgttattattcaacacaattgatccacatacttagtattttgaactccagacaatgcatcgctttagcaatcgaatataaacatgagtatagttcatgttgtgtgtgtaaagcacattatacatacaaaagttacacaatgaacattataaatagctacctatgaactagcatacatttgaattcaacttaaggtgatttaaaaaaatcatattcaacatgaagtccattcaattatttgaatttgatatcatggcatttgtaaatcatacctaaattatgggggcaccaatctttgctctgattttgtacataataggatatgtagtcgtgtacaaaatagattcaaatttagctcctccattccaaaataatcgtagttataggattttcaagtgtcaaaatttcaaaaagaagcagataatttaatgaggttttcaaacatacaatgtcaaatataacgttgtctatttaggtcaatcctcatagttcaagagtactctaaacgtgaatgcttgtgtttcaaaatttcgaacgaatagccaaaagagcctctactcgcccgaaaccgcgtgagaccaacgtTTGGtaattggtagtacaaggaaattacttttctaataactccgacccatgaaacctaccggcccgacgtccaaagtctaaaccagggtaggtttgtagcttcatctagacgccacgcaaccgcctccgaaaaatattcatacacaatggccgcctaagcagacatgcgcgcggccgaaatcgctccctcccactatttgggacacctgggattaccatcctacccccgaccggcagtaggtctgaaatttaagaggggggcaaagtttgtactttccccaaatttcaaacaagcgcatcccatcttctgttcaaaaaagccaaaaacaagcgcgttcaagactgaaacatggttctccccctccccccgcccacccgtccgattccccccattcatactccgtgggtgcaaaaactacctctccaccagccgcgaaaccccgacgtcctccgtccgccaccccatcccaacaatcaaccgccaccctcctccatcacgccggagccgatacccctacGTCGTCGTCCATTGCAACCTCAACGcccgccgagccgtccgtacccgagccagttcaaccatgccgtcttgcgcctcaccgctgccactccaactttgccaccgtccaccgcaccggagctgttcctgctacaccgtcctttgccgcctcggatctgcttcccctccgctgatatacggccacgacaacacagtcaacaatttggccatgggtttgtccaaggatccacggctctccaaaacatcggttcccccgggagaaagaagaagatcgccgcgacatacggaggagaccacactggcaaccgataagggtactcctcttcccttattcgtgcaaatcttacgtgtctgcttgcccggtattcatcccacagatgaCACTAGTTGACcgattcttcttgatactagatgttcctagtaactcgcgatgcacaaggtttctcctcatatactatttcaccttagctagaggtccgtcgcccccctgaatttaaattcctggtcagttgattcccaattaacggaagcattccccggcttgTATTGCTTAGGGGtgtattcccaattaacggaagcattccctccagagctagtccgcctattacgccggggaagcagctcctcggtgtttatcttaggggtgtgtggggcctagagctactggcgcccgatctggaggtcggccgggattaaagggatggcatgGGGGCActaccaagcacggcggtggtgtgaggtccagGGGAGAGCGGGCCGGCGGAGGTAGGggtctgggctggtggtcgctggcggttcgagaaagatcctcaacagtgactggcgggaggtagacgaaggctatctgcccgttccttatagatcagacggttcatgAAAAAaaacgactgacctatttattttcagtcgactgttatcttgatatgaccacatgtggtggtgtgctggaggagtacctgcatttcctgtgctcatatattacaaaatcatacggagtagaatctaattttgtttgccatgcaatgttgtagagctatcatatgtctcctgtcatttatttttcacccacctgctatctgctacttttacagtgcactagttctgcacacacttcatccatactctcactattgtgtttttatgcaagggtatttcagagtctgcctcgagagaagcagaaaagaaaagagagaagttgagCCATCTTTCCTCGCGGGTAGGCACGACAtgttacaacgctataaagggtgcaatgtcagcaaatggagacggtaaacgtagctctggagttgatgacctcgctcgcaatgaaccaccatggcaggtgcttgctttaacttcacggtgtcatatgtggttgcatgttatatatggtgtctagcttgtattcgaaaggccgaagtcggtctttattaagataaggagagatattttttacatgaaccaccatcccgtgagcaccagaagacaaatagctagtcatggcactggccgagccagtgacaagcccagcaaagacatgcatcacctggaagccaactaaaaagccgcgatggtggcgaagcagcccgcttcccaccaggctctctggtcctagatgatcatgctcaccactccagccggatgtctagcttgtattgcttccaatttggttaaattgcatctgcttagcttacacattatacttttgaatatgacatgcgtttctgtttttggtacatactagtacatatgtgtattaaccatgttcttacatcaaactaatgttcttgtgtatccctcatcaatcacttatgatgaggcaggcaggcaagtggactactcctcatttaaagaatgcaacatcagcctcctgacatgattctcaagaaacaaccaaggctagatgaagatagtgaacgtagctctgtagttgattaccacatttcccctacactagcatcgcaggtgctttctctaacttggcagcgtgatatgtggttgcatgttgcatatggtgtctagattgtaattcttccaatctggttaaaccgcatgtgctagtcttcttagcttatacattatacctgttaatgtgacatgccttcctgtatttagtacatagtacatctgtctattaagcatgtccttacataaaactattgttttttggtatcccgcatcaatcaatatgacgagacacctttagtatatgcagtgcgatattagttgcatctttcatatgatttatagcatgcgctgcttctaatttgttgaaattccatttatgatgggacgcttttaacttggcagagtcatattggttgcatctttcatgtggtgtctagcttgcattgcttcctatttgttggaatggtttttgcttagtttacacaaacagttgtgaacatgccatgtcgtcttgtttttcatacatattccatcctggtatcatgtgtttgccttacatcaaagtagtgattgttagtatcatgcatgaatgagttctgaagagagaattttattgctttttcttgtcagttttacttgacaattcaaaatcaataaagcggaaggaagttagcaaggcagcggataaaggtgctccttccaaacggagggcctctacagtttctactcctccaccccaagatgatttccaagacaacacatgcatagacactcaccgtagctgtgtttatgatgagaacatctcccctagtgcaccatcaccggtgctccctctaacttggcactgttatatgtggttgcatgttatgtgtgatgtctagcttgtattgcttctaattttgttgaattccatctgcttactttacacattatacttgaataagacacgtgttcctgtttctagaacatacaatatctgtctatcacaccatgttcttacatcaaattactattgttgtgtaacctgcaacaatcacttatcataagacacgtttgacttcagagtgtgatataggttacatctcgcattcttttctagcttgtactactaatttgttgaaatggcacttacgacaagacagttt is drawn from Triticum dicoccoides isolate Atlit2015 ecotype Zavitan chromosome 6B, WEW_v2.0, whole genome shotgun sequence and contains these coding sequences:
- the LOC119326025 gene encoding probable DNA-directed RNA polymerase subunit delta, translating into MAIRILNLTTSSSGCERNWSTFEMVDAKRRNKLDVARRDNLVYIQFNGRMIDKRKKLSSSSDVLLGEDASRAQDWICEEAYIDDEFDPTTGVPYNIIDEAVGESEPTELRRSARVRELHEVEEYVEDDDDESDHAVDMDDDEIDYESDDDGVMATKDDDDEEEPPQP